From a region of the Pan paniscus chromosome 19, NHGRI_mPanPan1-v2.0_pri, whole genome shotgun sequence genome:
- the LOC129394496 gene encoding uncharacterized protein LOC129394496: protein MSSPSHTPNPSPTQSPSQSRSNNIVSPPGQQPAPSPSPTRGSSSRPPSHPPTPNASQPSSRTSSLNPSPQVQHVPRGAAQTPTPPTSKSPSQSGFKSLSRNPSLTPAVPPKSSFYSPATSSSYIGPIQNIPSYITPYVPRFLKEPPFFQPPTAPLPQNPCFACPSPCPARKPPPPPDSLYLPLLPPPPHHPQFNCPFPTPPGLFLPPSSLSYTPPVEVLVSRKPHVVPTVLPATFYTPFSRYYSQPRSYRSGYRGYSGALTLPSISPLQYDGSGRSVHFYHGS from the coding sequence ATGAGCTCCCCTTCCCACACCCCTAATCCATCCCCTACCCAGTCTCCCTCCCAGTCCCGTTCCAACAACATTGTCTCCCCTCCAGGCCAGCAGcctgccccttccccctcccccactcgGGGCTCTTCCTCCcggcccccctcccaccctcccaccccaaaTGCCTCACAGCCCTCTTCCCGGACTTCGTCCCTGAACCCCAGTCCTCAGGTCCAACACGTGCCCCGCGGGGCTGCCcaaacccccaccccacccacctccaAATCTCCCTCCCAGTCTGGTTTCAAATCCCTCTCTCGAAACCCTTCCCTAACCCCCGCTGTGCCCCCCAAGTCCTCCTTCTACAGCCCTGCCACCTCATCTTCCTATATCGGGCCAATTCAGAACATCCCGTCCTATATCACCCCCTATGTGCCCCGCTTTCTGAAGGAGCCCCCCTTTTTCCAGCCCCCCACAGCACCACTTCCCCAAAACCCATGCTTTGCCTGtccctctccctgccctgcccGGAAGCCCCCACCCCCTCCTGACTCACTCTACTTacctctccttcccccacccccccaccacccccagttTAACTGCCCCTTCCCAACTCCCCCCGGTCTGTTCCtgcccccctcctctctctcctacaCCCCTCCCGTGGAGGTCCTGGTGAGCAGGAAGCCGCACGTGGTCCCCACCGTACTGCCTGCCACCTTCTACACCCCCTTCTCCCGCTACTACTCCCAGCCCCGCTCCTACCGCTCAGGGTACCGCGGCTACTCCGGCGCCCTGACCCTCCCCTCCATCTCCCCCTTGCAATACGACGGCTCTGGGCGCTCTGTCCACTTCTATCATGGGTCCTAG